The following nucleotide sequence is from uncultured Campylobacter sp..
TAGGATCGCTACGCAGCTTGATTTGCGGACGCGTACGGCGATTACTTTACTTAAAAATACCGACGAGTCGCTTTTTAGCGAGCTTGAAATTCTAAAAGAAAATATCATTTCTTTGGACGCAAGGCATGAGGCTGCGCAAAGCGAGCTTTACGCGGATTTGATCCGCAACGTCGTAAAATCTTCTCATAGATTTGACGCTATTTTTTATCTGCGCGCCCGCGGCGCGGAGCAGGAGAGCTTAGCACATTTTTCATCGGATGCGCGCATTTCGGATCTTGGCGAGATACGGCTTGCGGATATCACAAGCGAGCTAAAAAAGGATGAATGGGTATCGCGCTATATGATGATGGACAGGGCGTGGCGGTATTTTTTGATCAAGCGCGTAAACGCTGATTCATATCTGCTAGGCTTTGCCAACACCGCTAGGCCGATTGCCAGGCTCTCTTCGCTGGGAGATATTTTGGTCTTTAATACCGAAGGCAAATTTTTTAACGCTCCTGGCAGCGCAACCGATATATTAGGGCAGGATTTTGATTTTTCGCGTCTAGGCGAAGTGGTAAGCTTTGAAGACGAATCTGGACTAAGCTTTGCATATCTTGCGAAATTTGGGGATAATTTCGTAATGGCTCGCGAACGAGCCGGCTATTTTTTGGGCGTGGACGATTTTATCGTCGTAGCGCTAGCAGCGGCTATTTTAGCTTATTTAATCCTTCTAATTTCAAATTTTACGTTTTTAAAAAAGCGCGTTTTCATCCCGCTAGCGGCAGTTCAAAACGCGCTGCGCCAAGGGGATTATCGCTCCAAAATCCGCGGTATAGAAGCGCTAAATCCGCTAAGCTCCGTCTTAGAAATTTCTAAATCCATAGACGAGGTCTTGAAGTCTAATTTGCGCCACGGAGATTTTAGCCTCAGCTTTAAAGATGCGCTAAAATATAGCTCCCTTTCGGTACTTAGCATCGATAACGTAGCAGGCACGATCGAAAGCGCTAGCAACGGCGCACGCGAGCTTTACGGCGATGACGTCGTAGGACGGAATATCTTCGCGCTGCAAGCAGGCTCGTTTTACGATCACGCCTATCAAACCCAGCGCGCAAACTATGTCAAAGAAAACTATGTCGTAACCCGCCAAGAGACCAAAAATGGCGTCAAAGATCTTTATGTTAAAAAATCTTATATCCGCGACGGAAGTAAAATTTCAACCCTTTTTGTGGTACTGGATGCGTCAAAATATCGCAGATTTTACGATGAAACTAAGCAAAAATATGAGTATTTAAATCACGCGCCTATCGTTACGCTCGTGTTTGACTACACTTCGGGCAAGATCGTAGATGCGAGCAAAAATATAAAAGAGCTTTGGGGCTACGAAGGGGCGCAGTTTTTAAGCGGCGAGATAAGGCTATGGGATTTGCTGGATGAAAAGGATGCGAATGAGGCTAAAAATGAAATTTTAAACCGCTTAGCCGATATGCCTTCAGAAGAGCTAAGCTTTTCTCAAAGCTATAAAATTCGCCACAATGACAATATCCGCTATAGCTACGAAGTGAGCATCTATGTCAAAAAGTCCGCCGCCAGGGCTGCATTTTATTTTCAAAATATCGATGACGATGTTAAGGCGATCCGCGGCTTGCAGGAGGATTTGGACTTTTACCGCACCGTAATCGAGACTAGGAATTTTTGCACTTGCTTAATCGATCTTGATGCGCAGACGCTGTCGTTTGATAAAAATTACTTTAAAATTTTAAAATATCGCGGCAAAAGGCTAAATACTGCGATGAGCTTCGGGGAGTTCAGTTATGAAATTTACTTCGCGGATTTAGAGAATTTCAATAAAATGATCCGCGAATGCACCGCCGGGCTTAGGAGCGATTTTAGCTGCGAATTCCGTCTGCGAAACGCCGCTAATGCCTATACTTGGATCAGTATGCAAGGCTACGTCACCGAAAAGCACGGCTCTCGCTCTCGCCTTGTAAAAACTACGCTCGAAGATATTAGCTCGCGCAAGCAGACGGAGCTGGAGTTAAATTTAAACGCCAACGTCTTTTCGCGCTCGCTAGAGGCGATCTTAATCACAGATGAGAGCGGTCGAGTGCTGCGCGCTAATAACGCCTTTTATGAAATCACCGGCTATAGCGAAAGCCAAACTATCGGCAAAATTCCAAATTTCTTCGCTCCTACGGAGGGCGGGGCAGACGTGATGGAGAGGATTAGAAAAAATCTCGTTGGCAAACAGACCTCCTATAAAGATGAAATTTACGGACTAAAAAGAGGTGGTGGCACCTTTCCTGCGCTATTTACGGCAATTGCGATAAAGGATGATTTTTCGCTTACTTCAAATTTCATTTTGATGTTTACCGAAATTTCGCAGATCAAGCAAAAAGAGAGCGAGCTAGCTAAGATCGCCCATCACGACGCGCTTACCGGGCTTCCAAATAGAGTGTATTTTATGAAGGCTGCGCAGAGATTTACCGCAAACTCGGGCGAAAATTTTAAGCTTATGGCGGTGCTTTTCATCGATTTTGACGGCTTTAAGGCGATCAACGACACCTACGGGCACGAGGTCGGCGATATGTTTTTGCAGGCTATCTCAAAGGCGATGAGCGGGCTGTTGCGCAAGGGCGATATCTTGGCGCGTCTCGGCGGTGATGAGTTTGGCGCTATCATTGGTGATCTGCAAAGTAAGGATGCCGCGCATGTGCTATTAGATCGTCTGCTTGGAATTTCAAAGATGAAATTTAACCTCAAAGGCAATGAGATTAGCGCGAGCATCAGCGTAGGCGCGGCGTTTTACGACGGCAGCGAAAAGATCGATTTTCCAGGACTTTTATCGCGCGCAGATAGGGCGATGTATCGCGCTAAAACGAGTGGTAAAAACCGCTACTGCATCTTTGAGCGCGCCGAAGCAGACGGGCCTAGCGAGGAAGGGATTGCTGCGGCGATCGAAGAAGGGGAGTTTTTTGTGCTTTATCAGCCGATCATTAGCGGCGCACAGATTTATGGATATGAGCTGCTTTTACGCTGGGATCGCGGAAAGCGCGGAATTCTTGCCCCGCAGGATTTTGCGCAGATATTAGGCGAGCCGCGATTTGAGTTGCCGATCTCAAAATTTGCGTTTTCAAAGATGATGGAATTTAATGCTCAAACGGGCGCAAACTGCTCTATAAACGTAAGTCTAGCCGTGCTTGCAAACGACGAATTTTACGATTTCGTAGCTCACAGCTTGCGAGACAGGGCTAATGCAAAAGGCGAGTTGATGTTTGAGATAACCGATTTTAGCGAGCGAAATTTTAAGGAATTCGCCCCTGCGCGTGGGCGTTATGCAGATCTTGGGGTTAAATTTGCTCTTAATAGCGCAAATAAAAATAATATCCCATTCCTGAATGCCCAGCCTTTCGATATCGTTAAAATCGACCGCGAGCTCTGCCTTGACATAGGCAAGAAAAAAAATGCTATCCGAACGATGGTGGAGATCACAGGCAAGCTAAAGCGGGAGTTTGGTTTTGCTCTCGGTGCTCAAGGCGTCGAAAATGCGCTATCGCTGCGGCTTTTAAATAATTTGAAATTTAACTATCTGCAGGGAAATTTTATCGCAAAAGCGCTTGATCGCAGAGAGATAGACGCTTTCATCGCGCGCTTTAAAGATACGCCCAAGCTCGCAGCCATCGACAAAGATGAGTTTATCAGCTTCTTAAACGCGCTTGATTATAAGGATCTGGCGCTAAACTTCATCGCGCGCGGTCAAACAGGCGATCTGAGCCCCGGAGAGTTTGAAGGCTTTAGAGCAAAATTCGGCGAAATTTTAAATAAAACTCAAAGCGCGGGCAGCGAGAAATTTGCGCTAACTACAGAAATACGTAAGCAAATTTTAGATATTCTTTCGCTTGATTATCGCGCTTTGGCAAGCTTCATTCAGAGCTTTAAAACGCGGCTAAATCAGTTCATAAGCGATTTGGAGGCAGCATGATAGATAGCGTTAGCGCCGATTTCGATCACGAGATACCTAACGGCTCGAGGCTTTATTTCGGAAAGAGCGCGCAGCTCAAGCGCAAGCTGGAAAATAAAGCGAGCGAAATCCTCGTTAAAAACGGCTTTAGCGAAATTTTAACGCCATATTTTTCATATCATCAGCACCTAAGCGTCGCGCCGCAGAAGCTTCTTAAGCTCTCCGATCCCACGAACCACGAGCTTGCGCTTCGCGCAGACAGCACCGTGGACGTCGTGCGTATCGTGCGCAAGCGGCTGAAAGACGATAAGCTAAGGCGGCTATTTTACGTCCAGCCGACCTTCAAATACCCAAGCGACGAGTTTTATCAGATCGGCGCGGAGCTGATCGGGGAGAAAAATTTGCCCCTTGCGATCAAAATCGCGCAGGAATTTTTTAAAGAATTTGATCTTATGCCAGCGCTTCAGCTAAGCAATATCGAAATTCCGAAAAAAATCTGCGAAATTTTAAACCTGCCGCTTGAAATTTTTGAAAAGGGCAAGATTGAGACTCTGCTTGAGCAAAATTTGCCTTGGCTGGATGCTACGGCTCGCGCTACGTCGCTAAAGGACGTGCAGGCTCTGCGCACGCAGGTACCTGAAGAGCTAAAGCCCTGCTTAGATGAAATTTTAAACCTAGGCGTGGATTATGAACATATCCGCATTTCGCTGCTGTATTACTCTAAAATGCGTTATTACGACGCGCTATTTTTTAGATTTTTAGACGCGGGCGCAGTGTATTGTAACGGCGGAAATTACGAGATTGACGGGC
It contains:
- a CDS encoding sensor domain-containing diguanylate cyclase — encoded protein: MKNKKDFVTERFNAALILGAALLTLVVVCEISFLRTRIATQLDLRTRTAITLLKNTDESLFSELEILKENIISLDARHEAAQSELYADLIRNVVKSSHRFDAIFYLRARGAEQESLAHFSSDARISDLGEIRLADITSELKKDEWVSRYMMMDRAWRYFLIKRVNADSYLLGFANTARPIARLSSLGDILVFNTEGKFFNAPGSATDILGQDFDFSRLGEVVSFEDESGLSFAYLAKFGDNFVMARERAGYFLGVDDFIVVALAAAILAYLILLISNFTFLKKRVFIPLAAVQNALRQGDYRSKIRGIEALNPLSSVLEISKSIDEVLKSNLRHGDFSLSFKDALKYSSLSVLSIDNVAGTIESASNGARELYGDDVVGRNIFALQAGSFYDHAYQTQRANYVKENYVVTRQETKNGVKDLYVKKSYIRDGSKISTLFVVLDASKYRRFYDETKQKYEYLNHAPIVTLVFDYTSGKIVDASKNIKELWGYEGAQFLSGEIRLWDLLDEKDANEAKNEILNRLADMPSEELSFSQSYKIRHNDNIRYSYEVSIYVKKSAARAAFYFQNIDDDVKAIRGLQEDLDFYRTVIETRNFCTCLIDLDAQTLSFDKNYFKILKYRGKRLNTAMSFGEFSYEIYFADLENFNKMIRECTAGLRSDFSCEFRLRNAANAYTWISMQGYVTEKHGSRSRLVKTTLEDISSRKQTELELNLNANVFSRSLEAILITDESGRVLRANNAFYEITGYSESQTIGKIPNFFAPTEGGADVMERIRKNLVGKQTSYKDEIYGLKRGGGTFPALFTAIAIKDDFSLTSNFILMFTEISQIKQKESELAKIAHHDALTGLPNRVYFMKAAQRFTANSGENFKLMAVLFIDFDGFKAINDTYGHEVGDMFLQAISKAMSGLLRKGDILARLGGDEFGAIIGDLQSKDAAHVLLDRLLGISKMKFNLKGNEISASISVGAAFYDGSEKIDFPGLLSRADRAMYRAKTSGKNRYCIFERAEADGPSEEGIAAAIEEGEFFVLYQPIISGAQIYGYELLLRWDRGKRGILAPQDFAQILGEPRFELPISKFAFSKMMEFNAQTGANCSINVSLAVLANDEFYDFVAHSLRDRANAKGELMFEITDFSERNFKEFAPARGRYADLGVKFALNSANKNNIPFLNAQPFDIVKIDRELCLDIGKKKNAIRTMVEITGKLKREFGFALGAQGVENALSLRLLNNLKFNYLQGNFIAKALDRREIDAFIARFKDTPKLAAIDKDEFISFLNALDYKDLALNFIARGQTGDLSPGEFEGFRAKFGEILNKTQSAGSEKFALTTEIRKQILDILSLDYRALASFIQSFKTRLNQFISDLEAA
- a CDS encoding ATP phosphoribosyltransferase regulatory subunit; its protein translation is MIDSVSADFDHEIPNGSRLYFGKSAQLKRKLENKASEILVKNGFSEILTPYFSYHQHLSVAPQKLLKLSDPTNHELALRADSTVDVVRIVRKRLKDDKLRRLFYVQPTFKYPSDEFYQIGAELIGEKNLPLAIKIAQEFFKEFDLMPALQLSNIEIPKKICEILNLPLEIFEKGKIETLLEQNLPWLDATARATSLKDVQALRTQVPEELKPCLDEILNLGVDYEHIRISLLYYSKMRYYDALFFRFLDAGAVYCNGGNYEIDGLKSSGFALLVDALIEKIMQKDEK